One segment of Coffea arabica cultivar ET-39 chromosome 7c, Coffea Arabica ET-39 HiFi, whole genome shotgun sequence DNA contains the following:
- the LOC113699126 gene encoding probable carboxylesterase 18 yields the protein MALSDELPPPPPPKAAKISSPALPWRTRISIKIISTITTASRRRNGTVNRTLLSMFGYKCSANSTPIGGVSTFDITVDPTRKLWFRLFVPVAATTSSSVLPVIVFFHGGGFAYLSPDNRSYDAVCRRFSSSVPAIVVSVDYRLAPEYRCPAQYEDGFDCLRFLDDEQKRKGVLPENADVSRCFLAGDSAGANLAHHVAKRACESEFKTLKVIGLVAIQPFFGGEQRTESEISLATIDPLVSIARTDWMWEAFLPPEEGMNRDHEVINVSGPRAVDLSRLDFPATIVFIGGFDSLKDWQKRYYEWLKRSGKEVYLVEYPNMVHAFYVFPELKESEDLIAHVKKFVHKQCSKVVES from the exons ATGGCACTTTCCGATGAACTTCCACCACCACCGCCACCGAAGGCTGCTAAAATATCATCTCCAGCACTCCCATGGCGAACTCGAATCTCAATCAAAATCATAAGCACCATAACGACCGCCTCCAGACGTCGAAACGGTACTGTCAACCGCACTCTCCTCAGCATGTTCGGCTACAAATGCTCCGCCAATTCCACACCAATTGGCGGCGTCTCCACCTTCGATATCACCGTCGACCCCACTCGCAAGCTCTGGTTCCGCCTCTTCGTCCCTGTTGCTGCTACGACGTCGTCTTCGGTACTTCCTGTGATTGTTTTTTTCCATGGCGGGGGATTTGCTTATCTGAGTCCTGATAATAGGTCCTACGACGCCGTCTGCCGCCGTTTCTCGAGTTCTGTGCCGGCTATTGTGGTCTCCGTGGATTACAGGCTGGCACCTGAGTACCGTTGTCCCGCTCAATACGAGGACGGATTCGACTGTCTCAGGTTTCTGGATGATGAACAGAAAAGGAAGGGTGTGTTGCCGGAGAATGCTGACGTGTCACGTTGTTTTCTCGCCGGAGATAGCGCCGGAGCTAACTTAGCCCACCACGTGGCCAAGCGAGCTTGCGAGTCGGAGTTTAAAACACTCAAG GTGATAGGACTGGTGGCCATACAACCCTTTTTTGGTGGGGAACAAAGGACAGAGTCCGAGATAAGTCTAGCTACCATTGATCCACTGGTCTCAATTGCAAGAACTGACTGGATGTGGGAGGCATTTCTACCGCCAGAAGAAGGGATGAACCGTGACCACGAGGTGATTAATGTGAGCGGTCCAAGAGCAGTCGATCTATCAAGATTGGATTTTCCGGCCACCATAGTTTTCATTGGTGGCTTTGATTCACTCAAAGATTGGCAAAAGAGGTACTATGAATGGCTGAAGAGGTCTGGTAAAGAAGTCTACTTGGTGGAGTACCCAAATATGGTTCATGCCTTCTACGTTTTTCCTGAACTTAAGGAATCGGAAGATTTGATTGCACATGTCAAGAAATTTGTCCACAAGCAATGCTCCAAAGTTGTTGAAAGTTGA
- the LOC140010677 gene encoding uncharacterized protein, with protein MAKEVDGITDDAKMEDRSKLRKHAQMVNSNRQLKEDGRIDTRKLEECNKKKSQLMEVAKREEEREHISLTRNVLWQIWKNGNEIHFNGMKKNPIIPSNKAVNQWNEHRQAQEREKKESDRQRESDRELDGMQWPEEQMSKSFLVGQSQKRGLTLFHGVLGGGDFNVILAPHERCGGQPFGVHERVELMPFMEAAGIFDVGFSGANFTWCNNRRGRAKIWKYLDRLIINGECAEVSPIISVEHLARHPSDHAPLRISFSTRLDNKSRPFLFLNVWTSKAALLEVVRSAWDRQVNGAPLHVLYLKLMATRQAIQVWNKQAFGNVFDVVREAEAAVQRAEMEWEGNDSEEAQEVVKQRRVQSTIHRIKNSQCSWVEKEEDIASEAIQFFSNLFSEHSAPAPDMLHLIPPLITVEDNETLEAIPSMEKVRRVVFAMDGESAAGPDGFTGKFFTFSWDIIARDIYNVVFSFFCGAELPKLVTSTSVVLIPKARGLRQGDPLSSALFVIGSEVLSRGLNNLAVQLGFVGFRVPHECPSITHLAFADDVFIFANDSSSSLQRVMLVLELYQQSSAQLVNAQKSGYLVHPSMPPSRRRVIERITKFARRSFLTRYLGFPLYLSRCRSSFFEEVSQAVLERVL; from the exons GAAGATGGAAGGATAGATACAAGGAAACTAGAGGAATGCAATAAGAAGAAG AGTCAGCTAATGGAAGTCGcaaaaagagaggaagaaagagaacATATAAGCCTAACAAGGAACGTTTTGTGGCAAATTTGGAAGAACGGGAATGAGATTCATTTTAATGGAATGAAGAAAAATCCAATTATCCCATCCAATAAAGCGGTAAATCAGTGGAATGAGCATAGACAAGCTCaggagagggaaaagaaagagtCGGATAGGCAGAGAGAGTCGGATAGAGAGTTGGATGGGATGCAGTGGCCAGAGGAGCAAATGTCAAAGTCATTTCTTGTTGGGCAAAGTCAGAAGAGAG GCCTAACTCTCTTCCATGGTGTATTGGGGGGAGGGGATTTCAATGTCATTCTAGCTCCTCATGAAAGGTGCGGGGGTCAGCCATTTGGTGTTCATGAGAGGGTAGAACTTATGCCTTTCATGGAGGCAGCTGGCATTTTTGACGTGGGCTTTTCGGGAGCAAATTTTACATGGTGCAACAATAGGAGGGGTAGAGCTAAAATTTGGAAGTATTTGGATAGACTCATAATTAATGGGGAATGTGCAGAGGTCTCTCCCAtcatttctgttgagcatttagCAAGACATCCATCAGACCATGCACCTCTACGGATCTCTTTTTCTACTCGCTTAGACAACAAGTCGAGGCCGTTTCTATTCTTGAATGTTTGGACGTCGAAGGCAGCTCTTTTGGAGGTAGTTAGAAGTGCTTGGGATAGACAAGTGAATGGAGCTCCATTGCACGtcttatatttaaaattaatggcAACCCGACAGGCTATTCAGGTTTGGAACAAGCAAGCCTTTGGAAATGTCTTTGATGTAGTTAGGGAGGCAGAGGCTGCGGTTCAACGGGCTGAAATGGAGTGGGAGGGCAATGACTCTGAGGAGGCACAGGAAG TGGTGAAGCAGAGAAGGGTTCAGAGCACCATTCATAGGATTAAAAATTCACAATGCTCCTGGGTAGAGAAGGAGGAGGACATAGCAAGTGAGGCGATTCAGTTTTTCTCGAACCTATTCTCTGAACATTCTGCCCCTGCACCAGATATGCTTCATCTAATTCCCCCTTTGATCACGGTGGAGGACAATGAGACCTTGGAGGCTATCCCATCCATGGAGAAGGTTCGACGGGTGGTGTTTGCAATGGATGGGGAGAGTGCTGCGGGACCGGATGGATTCACGGGTaagtttttcactttttcttggGATATCATTGCTCGGGATATCTATAATGTGGTATTCAGTTTTTTCTGTGGGGCTGAGTTGCCTAAGCTTGTCACCTCTACCTCTGTTGTGCTTATCCCTAAA GCTAGGGGGCTCCGTCAAGGAGACCCATTGTCATCGGCGCTATTTGTCATTGGATCTGAGGTGCTATCGCGAGGTCTAAACAACCTTGCAGTACAACTTGGATTTGTTGGGTTTAGGGTTCCACATGAGTGCCCTTCTATCACCCACTTAGCTTTTGCTGATGATGTGTTTATTTTTGCGAATGACTCATCTAGTTCCCTGCAGCGCGTCATGCTGGTGTTGGAGTTGTATCAGCAGTCATCGGCTCAATTAGTTAACGCTCAAAAAAGCGGTTACCTAGTACATCCGTCCATGCCTCCTTCTCGACGAAGGGTGATTGAGCGGATCACGAAGTTTGCCAGGCGATCCTTTCTAACTCGATACTTGGGATTCCCCTTGTACTTAAGCAGGTGTAGGTCATCATTTTTTGAGGAAGTCAGTCAAGCTGTGTTGGAACGGGTGTTGTAA